A single Haloglycomyces albus DSM 45210 DNA region contains:
- a CDS encoding lysine 5,6-aminomutase subunit alpha: protein MTELPLNPELVERARQLAASAATPIVDMAHTHTTVSVERATLRLAGLEGADTEGIPWVNRLTDTVAEQVGLHDGVSETIFHQLRKNDYSELTELAQAAAAGAVEFTPVSGTDRTHARNLAREQVEAGLHQVKGRKEERDTMVRDIGDPPQRPWVYLIVATGDIYEDIPQAQAAARAGADIIAVIRSTGQSLLDYVPEGPTREGFAGTYATGENFRLMREALDETSRELGRYIRLCNYASGLCMPEMAALAGLNRLDMMLNDCMYGILFRDINPIRTFVDQRFSRQIHALGGIVINTGEDNYLTTADAVESAHTVTVSQLLNEHFAHEAGLPNELLGLGHAFEINPDVPESFRLELAHALLARNLFPDAPLKWMPPTKHMTGDVFKGNLLDGFFNLAGAMTGQSILLVGMMTEAVVTPWISDRDIALQNVRYVLNACGGLTEDFHPPRDGFIANRANDVLGESVKLLEAIDSDGLLNAIADGTFGIMKRPPEGGRGLDGVSKRSDDYFNPATDYLEQLPTQPHEERK, encoded by the coding sequence GTGACCGAACTGCCGTTGAACCCCGAACTGGTAGAGCGCGCCCGACAACTCGCCGCTTCCGCCGCCACCCCCATCGTGGACATGGCACACACCCATACCACCGTTTCAGTAGAAAGAGCGACCCTACGTCTCGCCGGCCTGGAAGGAGCCGACACCGAAGGAATTCCATGGGTCAACCGGCTCACCGACACCGTGGCCGAGCAGGTGGGACTGCATGACGGTGTCAGCGAAACCATTTTCCATCAACTGCGCAAAAACGACTATTCCGAGCTCACCGAGCTCGCTCAAGCCGCCGCGGCCGGAGCCGTCGAATTCACCCCGGTGAGCGGAACCGACCGTACCCACGCTCGAAATCTGGCACGCGAGCAGGTAGAGGCCGGTTTGCACCAGGTCAAGGGCCGAAAAGAAGAACGCGACACGATGGTTCGCGATATCGGCGACCCGCCACAGCGCCCCTGGGTGTACCTCATTGTCGCCACCGGCGACATCTATGAAGACATTCCCCAAGCTCAAGCCGCGGCACGCGCCGGTGCCGACATCATCGCCGTGATTCGGTCGACCGGACAGTCCCTACTGGACTACGTCCCCGAAGGTCCCACCCGAGAAGGCTTCGCCGGAACGTACGCGACCGGAGAGAACTTCCGCCTCATGCGAGAGGCCCTGGACGAGACCTCCCGCGAGCTCGGCCGCTATATCCGACTGTGCAACTACGCGTCCGGGCTCTGCATGCCGGAAATGGCGGCCCTCGCCGGTCTCAACCGCCTCGACATGATGCTCAACGATTGCATGTACGGCATTCTGTTCCGCGACATCAACCCCATTCGAACCTTTGTGGACCAGCGTTTCAGCCGCCAGATCCACGCCCTCGGCGGCATCGTCATCAACACCGGCGAGGACAATTACCTCACCACCGCCGACGCGGTGGAATCGGCTCATACCGTCACCGTCTCACAGTTGTTGAACGAACACTTCGCACACGAAGCCGGACTCCCCAACGAGCTTCTGGGACTCGGGCACGCCTTCGAAATCAATCCCGACGTACCCGAATCCTTCCGCCTGGAACTGGCCCACGCTCTCCTAGCGCGCAACCTTTTCCCCGACGCTCCCCTCAAATGGATGCCGCCCACCAAACACATGACCGGAGACGTCTTCAAAGGCAACCTCCTCGACGGATTCTTCAATCTGGCCGGAGCCATGACCGGACAGTCGATCCTCCTGGTCGGGATGATGACCGAAGCGGTCGTGACCCCATGGATCTCCGACCGGGACATCGCGCTGCAGAACGTACGTTACGTGCTCAACGCCTGCGGCGGACTGACGGAGGATTTCCATCCACCACGTGACGGGTTCATCGCCAATCGCGCCAACGACGTGCTCGGCGAATCGGTCAAACTACTCGAAGCCATCGACTCCGACGGACTGCTCAACGCGATCGCCGACGGGACCTTCGGAATCATGAAACGCCCGCCCGAAGGCGGCCGGGGTCTGGACGGCGTCTCCAAGCGCTCCGACGATTACTTCAATCCGGCCACCGACTATCTGGAACAGCTCCCGACCCAGCCACATGAGGAGCGCAAATGA
- a CDS encoding OAM dimerization domain-containing protein — translation MSGSIIRPYGDTTGDGMVQTSFTLPIPHDKKAEGAALQLAGKMGISAPMLVHAKQMGETHTFFVVYGAVNHLVNLDEVEVVERDFPLLGPKEVNALIKEKLGRELVIVGACIGTDAHTVGIDAILNIKGIAGEKGLEYYREFRVFNLGAQISVPDLVNRALAEKADAVLVSQIVTQRDAHLANTKEMSAAFREALPPEKRPLLIAGGPRFDESSTEELGVDRIFSRRTTPSEVASYIVATLVANAN, via the coding sequence ATGAGCGGATCGATCATACGACCTTACGGGGATACCACCGGCGACGGAATGGTGCAGACATCGTTCACCCTGCCGATACCCCACGATAAGAAAGCCGAAGGCGCGGCCCTGCAACTGGCGGGAAAAATGGGTATCTCCGCCCCGATGCTGGTACACGCCAAACAGATGGGGGAGACACACACCTTCTTCGTCGTGTACGGGGCCGTCAACCACCTCGTCAATCTCGACGAAGTCGAAGTGGTGGAACGCGACTTCCCCCTCCTGGGGCCGAAAGAGGTCAACGCCCTCATCAAGGAAAAGCTCGGACGTGAACTGGTCATCGTGGGAGCCTGTATCGGAACCGACGCCCACACCGTCGGCATCGACGCCATCCTCAACATCAAAGGCATTGCCGGAGAAAAAGGACTCGAATACTACCGCGAATTCCGCGTGTTCAACCTGGGGGCGCAAATCAGCGTCCCCGACCTCGTCAATCGAGCGCTCGCCGAGAAAGCCGACGCCGTCCTGGTCAGTCAGATCGTCACGCAACGTGATGCTCATTTGGCCAACACCAAAGAAATGTCGGCCGCCTTCCGCGAGGCACTTCCGCCCGAGAAACGCCCGCTGCTCATTGCGGGCGGTCCCCGTTTCGATGAAAGTTCCACTGAGGAGCTGGGCGTCGATCGGATCTTCTCCCGCCGCACCACTCCGAGTGAAGTAGCCTCCTACATTGTCGCCACCCTGGTGGCCAATGCGAACTGA
- a CDS encoding hotdog domain-containing protein: MANHDGFSIAHRRYIPHSEAHYGGNLVDGAWALAAFGDVATEICIHTDGDEGLFASYSDVQFKAPIQAGDMVETVGTISRTGRRSRTIDFELRIVCRSDSAGSTSAATVLDPPIVATTATGVVVVP, translated from the coding sequence ATGGCAAATCACGACGGATTCTCCATAGCCCATCGCCGCTACATTCCCCATTCCGAAGCCCACTACGGCGGAAATCTCGTCGACGGGGCCTGGGCCCTTGCCGCCTTCGGTGACGTGGCCACCGAAATCTGCATCCACACCGACGGTGACGAAGGACTGTTCGCCTCCTACAGCGATGTGCAGTTCAAAGCCCCCATTCAAGCGGGCGACATGGTCGAGACCGTAGGGACGATCAGCCGTACCGGTCGACGCTCGCGCACCATCGACTTCGAACTGCGGATCGTCTGTCGTTCCGACTCGGCCGGTAGTACGTCGGCCGCCACCGTCCTCGACCCGCCGATCGTCGCGACCACAGCGACCGGGGTGGTCGTCGTTCCGTGA
- a CDS encoding glutamate mutase L, whose product MTGSHLCLDIGSTYTKALHVTSEGRTSFLSHRTTLDTDVAEGVAAVASGVSLQSAYACSSAGGGLRLAVIGNEPLVTARAAYQSGLSAGAKVVHVGAGDGWAAAEVAAAQPDLILLAGGTDGGDGGQVVSHARRLAQAARDHPELTVPVIYAGNSEVTGDVRDVLSGFEFTSCENVLPRIGELNPEPARARLRDAFLEHVIGGKHLTSHTEVLHAIAMPTPDAMLAGVEFMSREVDTDIVVVDVGGATTDVYSARRPDPEISQVNAEVSGTAWNSRTVEGDLGLRHNARGIAEAAVSEKLLTEEWYRQWEPHLDHRVAHPEYLASPGEEAELDQRLCTLAARIAVRRHARGQRIGGPQQPRRGAKNLKSTGLLIASGGFFRAHPRTMIDTLRSEVIRDTAGGIQPPRDAEVRVDTGYLLFAIGLLGKDKPHLAQRLTEIVVG is encoded by the coding sequence GTGACGGGTTCGCATCTGTGCCTGGACATTGGCTCGACCTACACCAAGGCGCTACACGTTACCTCGGAAGGACGGACCTCCTTTCTCTCGCATCGCACGACTTTGGACACCGATGTGGCCGAAGGAGTGGCGGCGGTGGCCTCAGGGGTATCGCTCCAGTCCGCTTACGCCTGTTCCAGTGCGGGGGGAGGATTGCGCCTCGCGGTAATAGGGAATGAGCCACTGGTGACGGCTCGTGCCGCCTACCAGTCAGGGCTTTCCGCCGGAGCGAAAGTGGTTCACGTGGGTGCTGGAGACGGTTGGGCGGCGGCCGAAGTGGCGGCCGCCCAACCCGACCTGATCCTCTTGGCCGGAGGAACCGACGGAGGCGATGGCGGTCAGGTCGTTTCTCATGCCCGGCGATTGGCTCAGGCCGCGCGCGACCATCCGGAGCTGACCGTTCCGGTGATTTACGCGGGAAATAGCGAGGTCACCGGAGACGTGCGCGACGTACTGTCCGGATTCGAATTCACCTCCTGTGAGAACGTGCTTCCCCGCATCGGTGAACTCAATCCGGAACCGGCTCGCGCCCGCTTGCGCGACGCTTTTCTGGAGCATGTCATCGGCGGTAAACACCTCACCTCGCACACTGAGGTACTCCACGCCATAGCCATGCCCACCCCGGATGCGATGTTGGCCGGAGTCGAATTCATGTCCCGGGAGGTGGATACCGACATCGTGGTCGTCGATGTCGGAGGCGCGACGACCGACGTGTACTCGGCACGCAGACCGGACCCCGAAATCAGCCAGGTCAATGCCGAGGTATCCGGTACGGCGTGGAACAGCCGCACCGTGGAGGGCGATCTCGGTCTGCGCCACAACGCCCGGGGCATCGCCGAGGCCGCCGTCTCCGAAAAGCTTCTCACCGAGGAATGGTATCGACAGTGGGAGCCGCACCTCGACCATCGCGTCGCCCACCCCGAATATCTCGCTTCTCCAGGAGAGGAAGCGGAACTGGATCAACGACTCTGTACTTTGGCCGCTCGCATCGCCGTCCGGCGGCACGCGCGTGGTCAGCGGATCGGAGGTCCACAGCAACCCCGCCGAGGAGCGAAAAACCTCAAATCGACCGGGCTCTTGATTGCTTCGGGGGGATTCTTCCGTGCGCATCCGCGCACGATGATCGACACGTTGCGGTCCGAAGTCATTCGTGACACCGCGGGAGGCATCCAACCCCCGCGAGACGCCGAGGTTCGGGTCGACACCGGTTACCTCCTTTTTGCCATAGGGCTGTTGGGAAAGGACAAACCTCACTTGGCGCAGCGGCTGACTGAGATCGTGGTCGGGTGA
- a CDS encoding MFS transporter yields the protein MTSKTPIEATEPDRAAPAYVMSAALAVTTASVLPVFLFGGLAVQMADDIHLTPSIIGWASGLYFTSAGATSILAGRLVEKWGATRCAFIGVGLAALCLLSIGLFVDNRFALIAVMVLAGPANGFGQLSSNAYLSRWAPVRHKGLFFGVKQAAIPLCTFITGLSVPAIALVYGWRAAFVLAAAASVCAMFLIRRFHGPSERAGRSVGQPVRDRRLILMMLVALCGAIAATSLGPFLATYAVAEGNSRHFAGILLLSGGFAGIVARTVVGGVADRWRGGELNLTIVMMGGGIIGTVLLAISTTPLIIVGTVFGFALGWAWPGLHNLATTKRYAQQPGAATGFTQTGVYLGGAIGPIGFGAVVEYVGWTAAWLMSSSLFILAIALLWAVKRIETSHGDSPRSDNAG from the coding sequence GTGACCAGTAAAACGCCGATCGAGGCCACCGAACCGGACAGGGCGGCACCCGCCTATGTCATGAGTGCTGCCCTGGCGGTCACGACGGCCAGTGTATTGCCGGTATTTCTCTTCGGCGGTCTCGCCGTCCAAATGGCCGACGACATACACCTGACCCCTTCCATCATCGGCTGGGCCTCAGGGCTGTATTTCACCTCGGCGGGAGCGACCTCGATCCTGGCCGGGCGCTTGGTGGAGAAATGGGGAGCGACCCGTTGTGCCTTCATCGGAGTGGGCCTGGCCGCACTCTGTCTGCTGTCCATCGGCCTGTTCGTGGACAACCGGTTCGCATTGATCGCCGTAATGGTACTTGCAGGACCCGCCAATGGATTCGGCCAGCTGTCGTCGAATGCCTATCTGTCCCGCTGGGCTCCGGTACGACACAAGGGATTGTTCTTTGGGGTTAAACAGGCGGCTATACCGCTGTGTACCTTCATCACCGGACTCAGCGTCCCGGCCATAGCACTCGTCTACGGTTGGAGAGCCGCCTTCGTACTGGCCGCCGCGGCGTCGGTATGCGCCATGTTCCTGATCCGGCGTTTCCACGGCCCCAGCGAACGGGCGGGCCGATCGGTGGGACAACCGGTGCGTGACCGTCGACTGATTCTGATGATGCTGGTGGCTCTCTGCGGAGCGATCGCGGCCACCAGTCTTGGGCCGTTCCTCGCCACATACGCCGTCGCCGAAGGCAATAGCCGCCATTTCGCCGGAATTCTCCTACTGTCGGGCGGGTTCGCGGGAATCGTCGCCCGTACGGTCGTGGGGGGCGTGGCCGATCGCTGGCGCGGCGGGGAACTGAATCTCACCATCGTGATGATGGGCGGTGGAATCATTGGAACGGTTCTGCTGGCGATAAGTACGACACCTTTGATCATCGTGGGTACGGTCTTCGGTTTCGCGTTGGGCTGGGCTTGGCCGGGCCTCCACAATCTCGCGACCACCAAACGTTACGCTCAGCAGCCGGGCGCGGCGACCGGTTTCACGCAGACCGGCGTCTATCTCGGCGGCGCGATCGGACCCATCGGGTTCGGTGCCGTGGTGGAGTACGTCGGCTGGACGGCCGCATGGCTGATGTCCAGTTCGCTGTTTATCCTGGCCATTGCCCTGCTATGGGCGGTCAAACGAATCGAAACCTCCCACGGGGATTCGCCGCGCAGCGACAACGCCGGTTAG
- a CDS encoding ANTAR domain-containing response regulator has protein sequence MSSTVADESRKRVLIAEDEGLIRLDLAEMLTEEGYEVVGEAGDGEQAVRLAKETNPDLVICDIQMPVMDGLDAAEQIVGARIAPVVILTAFSQRDLVSRAQNAGVMAYLVKPFQKSDLVPAIELSLSRFNEMQALENEVSSLNERLEVRKLVDRAKGLLMTKYGMNEPDAFRWIQRAAMDHRMSMKDVANRVVQESEDEES, from the coding sequence ATGTCAAGTACGGTCGCTGACGAGTCACGCAAGCGCGTATTGATCGCCGAAGACGAAGGACTGATTCGGCTTGACCTCGCCGAAATGCTCACCGAAGAAGGATACGAAGTGGTGGGTGAGGCAGGCGACGGGGAACAGGCCGTTCGGCTCGCCAAAGAGACCAACCCCGATTTGGTGATCTGCGATATCCAGATGCCGGTGATGGACGGATTGGACGCGGCCGAGCAAATCGTGGGAGCGCGAATCGCGCCGGTGGTTATTCTGACCGCATTCAGCCAACGGGATCTAGTGAGTCGGGCACAGAACGCCGGTGTCATGGCCTACCTGGTGAAACCTTTCCAAAAGTCGGATCTTGTTCCCGCCATCGAGTTGTCTTTGTCGCGTTTCAACGAGATGCAGGCTTTGGAGAACGAGGTCTCGTCGCTCAACGAACGGCTTGAGGTCCGTAAGCTGGTGGACCGCGCCAAGGGACTGCTGATGACGAAGTACGGGATGAACGAGCCCGACGCTTTCCGGTGGATTCAGCGGGCCGCGATGGATCACCGAATGTCGATGAAGGACGTGGCCAATCGCGTGGTGCAGGAAAGCGAAGACGAGGAGTCCTAG
- the polA gene encoding DNA polymerase I, with protein MSIDKTRLLLIDGHSMAYRAFFALPADRFSTDDGQTTNAVYGFTSMLLKLLTTEEPTHIAVAFDLSRQTFRTEEYPEYKAGRASTPDEFKSQVPLIQNLLDACNIPWMTKDNYEADDIIATLTRQGREANAEILISSGDRDSIQLVSSHSTLLYPGRKVDELTRYTPDKVAEKYQVTPDQYRIIAALVGEKSDNLPGVPGVGAKTAAKWVKKYQSLDGIIDNLDAIGGKVGDNLRSHVDDVKRNYELNRLIDDLSLDVGLDELEWPGWDVKEVNQLFDGLQFRQLGKRLGEQLGDKAIGQVNEEPEPARELTITTIDPDGLSEWLTDVDDTVSISFRGEFGAGVGTIEALALAVSDRVAWIDPTGMSPADDKAWRDFLADADRPKTLHHEKHFRWAAKYHGWSEPRGVTTDVHIAAYLLKPEQRSFDLPTLTEQYLQRELTSTTPRNEGVLPGLEGSESRETQRDDDAAAAVAIGELAEVLTDKLEQRSQKVLADTLEYPIIGVLAEMESVGIAADDDHFAGIESSFAAKAKEATEEAWATVGRQFNMRSPKQLQEILFEELDMPKTKRTKTGYTTDAEALSGLYAKTGHPLLEQLLRFRDVEKLKQIVATLRATVQDDGRIHTTFHQTVAATGRLSSSDPNLQNIPIRSSAGRDIRAGFVVGSGYSELMTIDYSQIEMRIMASLSEDDDLIDAFKSGEDVHRAVAAKVFNSSEDAVDNEHRSRIKAMSYGLAYGLSAYGLSQQLNVSAEEAAQLREDYFQRFGKVRDYLRNVVETARESGYTETIMGRRRYFPDLKSNNRQRREMAERAALNAPIQGSAADIMKKAMLDVDAAVRERDLESRVLLQVHDELVCEVAPGERDAFSDLVRAKMENAADLAVPLTVSAGFGPSWEAAAH; from the coding sequence GTGAGTATCGACAAGACACGTTTGCTGCTGATCGACGGCCACTCCATGGCCTACCGCGCCTTTTTCGCCCTTCCGGCGGATCGGTTCTCTACCGACGACGGTCAAACCACCAACGCCGTCTACGGTTTCACGTCGATGCTTTTGAAGCTCTTGACGACCGAAGAGCCCACCCATATCGCCGTCGCCTTCGATCTGTCCCGTCAGACCTTTCGCACGGAGGAGTACCCCGAATACAAAGCGGGGCGGGCGAGCACTCCGGACGAGTTCAAGAGCCAGGTACCCCTCATCCAGAATCTCTTGGACGCCTGCAACATCCCTTGGATGACCAAGGACAACTATGAGGCCGATGACATCATCGCCACCCTGACCAGACAAGGGCGCGAGGCGAACGCCGAAATACTGATCTCGTCGGGAGACCGCGATTCGATTCAACTGGTCAGCTCGCATAGCACTCTGCTTTACCCAGGTCGTAAGGTCGACGAACTGACGCGGTACACCCCGGACAAGGTGGCAGAGAAATACCAGGTAACACCGGACCAGTATCGTATTATCGCCGCTCTTGTGGGAGAGAAGTCCGATAACCTCCCCGGGGTCCCCGGCGTCGGGGCGAAAACGGCCGCCAAATGGGTCAAGAAATACCAATCACTCGACGGTATTATCGACAATCTCGACGCGATCGGTGGGAAGGTCGGGGACAATCTCCGATCGCATGTAGACGACGTCAAACGTAATTATGAACTCAACCGCCTGATCGACGACCTCAGTCTCGATGTCGGCCTGGACGAACTTGAATGGCCCGGCTGGGACGTCAAGGAAGTCAATCAACTTTTCGACGGTCTGCAGTTTCGACAGCTCGGTAAGCGACTGGGCGAACAGTTGGGTGACAAAGCCATTGGTCAAGTGAATGAGGAGCCGGAACCGGCCCGCGAACTGACGATCACGACGATCGATCCGGACGGTTTGAGCGAGTGGCTCACGGACGTCGACGACACGGTGTCCATCTCATTCCGTGGCGAGTTCGGTGCGGGCGTTGGAACGATCGAGGCATTGGCTCTTGCGGTATCGGACCGGGTCGCATGGATCGATCCGACCGGAATGAGTCCCGCCGACGACAAGGCCTGGCGCGACTTCCTGGCCGATGCCGACCGGCCCAAGACACTTCATCATGAGAAGCATTTCCGCTGGGCGGCAAAATATCATGGTTGGTCTGAACCGCGAGGAGTCACCACCGATGTCCACATCGCAGCGTACCTGCTGAAACCGGAGCAACGTAGTTTCGATTTGCCGACTTTGACCGAGCAATACCTGCAGCGCGAGCTCACCTCCACCACGCCGCGCAACGAGGGCGTACTGCCGGGGCTGGAAGGTTCGGAATCGCGGGAGACGCAGCGCGACGACGACGCTGCCGCCGCGGTCGCGATCGGTGAACTGGCCGAGGTGCTGACCGACAAATTGGAACAACGTTCGCAGAAGGTTCTGGCCGATACTTTGGAATACCCCATCATCGGGGTATTGGCGGAGATGGAGAGCGTGGGAATCGCCGCCGACGACGATCACTTCGCCGGAATCGAAAGCTCCTTTGCGGCCAAGGCAAAGGAAGCCACGGAAGAGGCATGGGCGACGGTGGGACGCCAGTTCAACATGCGTTCGCCTAAACAGTTGCAGGAGATCCTCTTCGAGGAGCTCGACATGCCCAAGACCAAACGCACGAAGACCGGTTATACGACCGATGCCGAAGCCCTGAGCGGTCTTTATGCCAAGACCGGACATCCGCTGCTCGAACAACTGCTGCGGTTCCGCGATGTCGAGAAACTCAAACAGATCGTGGCAACGCTGCGAGCGACCGTACAGGACGACGGTCGTATTCACACGACGTTCCATCAGACGGTGGCGGCCACAGGGCGTCTGTCGTCGTCGGACCCGAACCTGCAGAACATCCCGATTCGCAGTTCCGCCGGTCGGGACATTCGCGCCGGTTTCGTCGTGGGATCGGGGTACAGCGAGTTGATGACTATCGACTACAGCCAGATTGAAATGCGTATCATGGCGAGCCTGTCCGAGGACGACGACCTGATCGACGCCTTCAAGTCCGGCGAGGACGTGCACCGAGCGGTGGCGGCGAAGGTCTTCAACTCGAGCGAGGACGCGGTGGACAATGAGCACCGCAGCCGCATCAAGGCCATGTCGTACGGGTTGGCGTACGGACTCAGCGCCTACGGGCTGAGCCAGCAGCTCAACGTCTCGGCTGAGGAGGCCGCTCAACTGCGCGAAGACTACTTCCAACGTTTCGGGAAAGTGCGGGACTACTTGAGAAACGTCGTAGAGACGGCGCGCGAAAGCGGCTACACCGAAACCATCATGGGGCGGCGTCGTTATTTCCCGGATCTGAAGTCCAATAACCGGCAGCGCCGGGAAATGGCCGAACGTGCCGCTCTCAACGCGCCGATTCAGGGCAGTGCCGCCGACATCATGAAGAAGGCGATGCTCGACGTGGACGCCGCCGTTCGCGAACGAGACTTGGAATCGCGCGTGTTGTTGCAGGTCCACGACGAGTTGGTCTGTGAGGTCGCGCCGGGGGAGCGCGATGCTTTCTCCGATCTGGTACGGGCCAAAATGGAAAACGCCGCCGACCTGGCGGTGCCGCTGACCGTATCCGCCGGTTTCGGTCCGTCGTGGGAGGCGGCCGCTCACTAG
- the rpsA gene encoding 30S ribosomal protein S1: MTSSIEATSSNAENSTVDEFASEEDLLAAIDATIKYFNDGDIVEGTVVKVDRDEVLLDIGYKTEGVIPSRELSIKHDVDPDDVVSVGDHIEALVLQKEDKEGRLILSKKRAQYERAWGTIEKIKEEDGVVRGSVIEVVKGGLILDIGLRGFLPASLVEMRRVRDLQPYVGRELEAKIIELDKNRNNVVLSRRAWLEQTQSEVRTEFLHQLAKGQVRKGTVSSIVNFGAFVDLGGVDGLVHVSELSWKHIDHPNEVVEVGQPVEVEVLEVDMDRERVSLSLKATQEDPWRQFARTHAIGQIVPGKVTKLVPFGAFVRVEDGIEGLVHISELAERHVEVPEQVVKVGSDAMVKVIDIDLDRRRISLSLKQANEAYVENEEQFDPTLYGMAAQYDDQGNYIYPEGFDAETGEWMEGYDEAREEWERQYADARARWEEHGRQIAERVIADPPAKPAGEAGGSGEAKPEKQAAKKEEQPKAEESGSGGGGVEPSGTLATDEALAALREKLAGS, from the coding sequence ATGACGAGCAGCATCGAGGCCACCTCGAGCAACGCTGAAAACAGCACGGTCGATGAATTCGCTTCCGAAGAGGATCTTCTCGCCGCGATTGATGCGACCATTAAATACTTCAACGACGGCGACATTGTCGAAGGCACTGTCGTCAAGGTCGATCGGGACGAAGTCCTGCTCGACATCGGCTACAAGACCGAAGGTGTCATTCCTTCGCGCGAACTGTCGATCAAACATGATGTTGACCCCGACGATGTAGTCTCAGTCGGCGACCACATTGAAGCACTCGTGCTTCAAAAAGAGGACAAAGAAGGTCGTCTGATTCTGTCCAAGAAGCGCGCGCAGTACGAGCGTGCCTGGGGCACCATCGAAAAGATCAAAGAAGAAGACGGAGTCGTGCGTGGCTCGGTCATCGAAGTGGTCAAAGGTGGTCTCATCCTCGACATCGGTCTGCGCGGTTTCCTTCCCGCCTCTCTCGTCGAGATGCGTCGTGTTCGCGACCTCCAGCCGTATGTGGGCCGGGAACTCGAAGCCAAGATCATCGAATTGGACAAGAACCGCAACAACGTCGTTCTGTCGCGGCGTGCTTGGCTGGAACAGACCCAATCCGAAGTTCGCACCGAGTTTTTGCACCAGCTGGCCAAGGGACAGGTCCGGAAGGGAACGGTCTCCTCGATCGTCAACTTCGGTGCCTTCGTCGACCTCGGCGGCGTCGACGGTCTGGTCCACGTTTCCGAACTGTCCTGGAAACACATCGACCACCCCAACGAGGTTGTCGAAGTCGGTCAGCCTGTGGAGGTCGAAGTCCTGGAAGTCGACATGGACCGCGAGCGCGTCTCCTTGTCTCTGAAGGCTACGCAGGAAGACCCCTGGCGCCAGTTCGCCCGCACCCACGCCATCGGCCAGATCGTGCCCGGTAAGGTCACCAAGCTGGTTCCGTTCGGTGCGTTCGTGCGTGTGGAAGACGGCATCGAAGGTCTGGTGCACATCAGCGAATTGGCCGAACGCCACGTTGAGGTGCCTGAACAGGTCGTCAAGGTCGGAAGCGACGCCATGGTCAAAGTCATCGACATCGACCTTGACCGTCGCCGGATCTCCTTGTCGCTGAAGCAGGCCAACGAAGCGTACGTCGAGAACGAAGAGCAGTTCGACCCGACACTGTACGGTATGGCCGCTCAGTACGACGACCAGGGCAACTACATCTACCCCGAAGGCTTCGACGCCGAGACGGGCGAATGGATGGAAGGCTACGACGAGGCTCGCGAAGAGTGGGAGCGTCAGTACGCCGATGCTCGTGCACGCTGGGAAGAGCACGGTCGTCAGATCGCCGAGCGCGTCATTGCCGACCCGCCCGCCAAGCCGGCAGGTGAAGCAGGCGGTTCCGGAGAGGCCAAGCCTGAGAAGCAGGCGGCCAAGAAGGAAGAGCAGCCGAAGGCGGAGGAATCCGGCAGCGGTGGTGGCGGTGTCGAGCCGTCCGGTACGCTCGCGACCGACGAGGCTCTCGCCGCTCTGCGCGAGAAGCTCGCCGGAAGCTAA